CCGTTATATGCGTTATGTCTTCCCGGCACCTTCAATCGGAAGCTCTGGACAGCCTCTTTAAATTCTATGGTAAATTCTATGCCGTCCTCGCCGTAGTCATTGATATTGGAAAGGATAAAGTCACTTCTCCCCGTCTCTCCCGTGGTAACGGTCCGATAGTTGCCCGAAACCATATCTCTGGATAGAAAATCGCTGTCCTCATTTACAATCAGTGTTCCCGCCTCATCAAAATAATTCGTGATTTCCATCTTTGCCTTCAGTATATTCTCTCTGCTCCCAAGATTCTCTATATGAGAAATACCAATGTTGGTAATAATGCCAATATTGGGGCGGACAATATCAGAAAGCAGGTCAATTTCTCCAAGTTCGCTCATTCCCATCTCGAAGATTCCGGCTTCCGTGTCCTCTGGCAGCGAGAGAACTGTCAAAGGCAGACCGATGTGGTTGTTCAGATTCCCCACATTTCTGAATGCTTTATACTTTTCCGAAAAAATCCAATAGAGCATCTCTTTTGTAGACGTCTTTCCAGTGCTCCCCGTTACGCCGATCTTTATAAGCGAAAGCTGGGAAAGATAATAAGCTGACAGATCCTGAAGTGCCTTTGTCGTATCCCTCACCAGAATCAGGTTGATATTGCTGTATTTGTCGGAGCTTATTTCCGGCTGACGCGACAGAACAATTGTCCTGCAGCCCCGTTCCAATGCTTGAGGAATAAAATCGTGTGCATCATGCTGTTCTCCGATCAAAGGAAAGAACAGTTCTCCGGCCTCCACCTTTCTAGAGTCGGTGGATACCCCTGTTGCCGTATCCGTGGGCTCTCCCTGCAGCAATCTTCCCCCAATGGCTGCTGTGATTTCTTCTATTGTTAATCGTTTCATATTATTCACCGTTTTCTATAATCGTTTTTACAGTCTCTCTGTCATCAAAATGAAATTTCTCTGTACCGATGATTTGGTAGGTCTCGTGTCCTTTCCCCGCTATTAATATTATGTCACCTTTTTTATAGATGGAAACAGCTTTTTTAATCGCATCGTATCTGTTTTCTATAATTTCGTAATTGCATCCTGTTTCATAAATTCCGGCTTCGATGTCTGCTGTGATGCTTTCCTGACGCTCCGTTCTGGGATTATCGCTTGTAATGATACAGTAATCGCTGTACCTTCCAGCGGCTGCTCCCATCAGGGATCGCTTTCTCTGGTCTCTGTCTCCGCCGCAGCCAAAGACACAGATCAACCTGCCTTTCTTGAAGTCATTGGCAGTTTTCAGGACTTTTTCAAGGGCGTCTGGCGTATGGGCATAGTCTACGATGACGATGACTTCCTTGCTGTTGGCAACCAATTCAAAGCGCCCCGGTACCCCTTTGAGTTTTTCCAGACCGCGCTGGATTGAATCATAGGAATATCCCCCTTCTCTGGCACAGGCCAGAGCCGCAAGACCATTGTAAATTGTGAAGATTCCCGGAGTATTCAACCTGAGAAGGGTGGTCTTCAAACCACTTTCCGTCACCTTGACGAGAGATCCTTTCTCTGTTGTCTCAAGAATTTCTCCGCAGTAATCAGCTTTTCTATCCTTCAGGGAATAGCCCACTGCCTTCTTGCCGTTTTGTCTCAGTTCCTCATAGAGCCGTTTTCCATAATCATCATCAAGATTTACTATGCAGGCTCCCTCTGTTAAATAAAATAGTTTCTTCTTCGTCTGATAGTAATCCTCTATATCTTTGTGAAAATCCATATGATCCATTGTCAGGTTTGTAAAGACAGAAGCATCATAACGGATGTCATCAACCTTTCCGAGCGCCAGCGCGTGAGATGAGACCTCCATGACACAGTTCTCAATCCCTTCGTCTCGCATTTCAGCAAACATCCTCTGGAGATCACTGGATTCAGGCGTGGTATTCTGCGCTTCATATTCTTTGCCGCCCACGTAATAGCCGATGGTACCCAGAAGACCGCAGATGCGGGCATCTGCCTCAATGATGCTTTTCAGCATGCAGGAAATTGTGGTTTTTCCATTGGTTCCGGTAATTCCGTACAGGTGAAACACAGCGTCTTTCGCACCATAGAAATTGGCCGATATCCTGGAAAGTAGTTTTCGACTATCATCGGTTCTGACAACCGGAACCGCCTTGATGTCGATATCTTCTTCGCAAATGATGACAGCTGCACCCCGAAAGGCAGCATCCATCGCATAAATATGTCCGTCTGTATGATAACCCTTGATACAGATAAACGCATATCCTTTTTCAACCTTATTTGAATTATATGCCAGACCTGTAACCTCAAGATCGTCCAGGTCAGCATCGTACGGTACATCTGTTCCGTATAGCAAATCCTTGAATTTCACCTTGCCGTTCCCCTTCCTGCTGATGCGCAGCTTTTCCGAGGTTAGGAAGCTGTTCACAGTGATTTCATCAATCACTGCCAATCAGTCTTATCACCTCTGAAGAGCTGCCTCGATACAGTTCTCTGTCCGGCACAAACTTCGGTTAACGGCTGCCTATATTACTTTCCTTAATTTCGGTATAGGCAGACCGTTCCTCCCTTTTGCAGCTTTTCACCGGGCTTTGGATACTGATCAACGACGTTAAAATTGTCATCAAGGGCAATATCACCGGCCGGCGAAACGGTATAGAGAAGGGATGCTTTCCCCAAAATGTCCATCGCATCGCGGTATGGCATATTGGTGACATCCGGCACGGTTACGTATCCGCTTTCAATCGCCTGCTTTTCTTCCTCATTATATGAGGGTTGTATATTCAAATATCTTAAGGTTTCTTCTAATACTAATCTGACGCCTGGCGCTGCAGTCTGGCTTCCGAATTTTACGCCTTTCGGATTATCCACGATCATGAGAATTGCGATACGAGGGTCATCCATTGGAGCCATCCCGATAAAGGATGAGAAGGTTTCCTCGCTGTAGCCGCCTCCTTTGGCTTTGTTTGCTGTTCCGGTTTTACCGCCGATACGGTAGCCGGGTACCTTCGCAGTAGCTCCGCCGCCCTCATCAACAACCGCTTCCATGATCAAGCTCATTTCATCGGCAGTCTTTTTCGAAACAACCTGGCGTACCACCTTTGTCTTAAAGCTCTGAATTACATTGCCGTCGCTATCACGCAGCTCCTTGACAATTCTGGGCTGCATGAGTTTCCCCTCATTCCCCAGCGCTGATACTGCTGTAATCAGCTGAATCGGAGTCACAGCAATACCTTGCCCGTAAGACATGGTTGCAAGCCCCACCGGTCCTGCCGATGCCTCATCTTGTAGAATCGCATAACCTTCACCCGGATAGTCAATTCCAGTTTTATCTCTGAGCCCGAAAAGCTCCATGTAGTCAAAATACTTTTCATACCCGACCCGCTGTGCAAGCTGGACGAAAACTGGGTTGCAAGAATTTCCTACAGCCTGCACGAGGTTCTGCGCCCCGTGGGGATTGTAGGATCGCCAGCACCTAAGTTTCTGCCCTGCCACAACAATAGACCCTGTGCAGACAAACCTGTCGTCCAGTGAGGTTACCCCTTCTTCTAACGCGATGGCAGTAGTCAGCAGTTTAAAGGTGGAGCCTGGTTCATAGGTATCACTGACCAGCGGATTTCTCCACATTGCATTCCAGTATTCCAGCTTCTTTTCATCGGTCAGGCTATCCAAGTATGCAGCGCCTTCTTCTGTGGGCGGCACTCTCGGGTTATTGGGATCGTAATCAGGAGTTACACCCATAGCTAAAATATCACCGGTCTTCGGATCCATTACAATGCACATGACTCGATCTGCGGAAGTGTTCGCCTGAACCGTATCAAGTGCTTTTTCCACGTAATGCTGGATCACTTCGTCAATGGTCAGCACAAGGTTAAGTCCGTTTTCAGCCTGAAAATATTTTTCTACTCCATAGGACAAGCTGTCGCCATCCCTGTCGGTATTTTTAATCCATCTTCCCGGAATCCCGCTCAAGTACTTGTCATACCTCATTTCGATACCCGCAAGACCCCTATTGTCATCCGTTGTGCTTCCCAGTACATGGGCCAAAAACGGTCCCATGGGGTAATATCTTTTTACATCTTCTGCAATTTCAATCCCCTTCAGACCCTTCTGCCTGATCTGATCTGCCTTTTCTTTATCAACGTACTTTGCTACTTTCACAAGACTTCGGTTCTGGCTGATGATTTTTAATACCTGTTCTTGATCCATTTCCAGAATTTCTGCCAGTGCAGAAGCAGTCTTCTCAAGGTTCTCCTGTGACTTTTCTTCCGTTGCAGCGCTTTTTACTACTCCTGGTCTCGCCCAGATACTGTTTGTTACAGCGCTGATCGCCAGTTCCTTGCCATTTG
This genomic window from Clostridiales bacterium contains:
- a CDS encoding UDP-N-acetylmuramoyl-tripeptide--D-alanyl-D-alanine ligase; its protein translation is MKRLTIEEITAAIGGRLLQGEPTDTATGVSTDSRKVEAGELFFPLIGEQHDAHDFIPQALERGCRTIVLSRQPEISSDKYSNINLILVRDTTKALQDLSAYYLSQLSLIKIGVTGSTGKTSTKEMLYWIFSEKYKAFRNVGNLNNHIGLPLTVLSLPEDTEAGIFEMGMSELGEIDLLSDIVRPNIGIITNIGISHIENLGSRENILKAKMEITNYFDEAGTLIVNEDSDFLSRDMVSGNYRTVTTGETGRSDFILSNINDYGEDGIEFTIEFKEAVQSFRLKVPGRHNAYNGALAVAAGVLCGITMKEAAAGLLKLEITDKRLNIKGKNGMKIIDDTYNASPDSMKAAIDVLTVTKGFRKIAILADMFELGENAAEFHRQVGRYAADHSVDLLFAVGSQAKYIAAGAKEILGADKIHYYETKELLMDDIGSMISSGDVILLKGSRGMAMDQVVKKIMEMN
- a CDS encoding UDP-N-acetylmuramoyl-L-alanyl-D-glutamate--2,6-diaminopimelate ligase; the encoded protein is MAVIDEITVNSFLTSEKLRISRKGNGKVKFKDLLYGTDVPYDADLDDLEVTGLAYNSNKVEKGYAFICIKGYHTDGHIYAMDAAFRGAAVIICEEDIDIKAVPVVRTDDSRKLLSRISANFYGAKDAVFHLYGITGTNGKTTISCMLKSIIEADARICGLLGTIGYYVGGKEYEAQNTTPESSDLQRMFAEMRDEGIENCVMEVSSHALALGKVDDIRYDASVFTNLTMDHMDFHKDIEDYYQTKKKLFYLTEGACIVNLDDDYGKRLYEELRQNGKKAVGYSLKDRKADYCGEILETTEKGSLVKVTESGLKTTLLRLNTPGIFTIYNGLAALACAREGGYSYDSIQRGLEKLKGVPGRFELVANSKEVIVIVDYAHTPDALEKVLKTANDFKKGRLICVFGCGGDRDQRKRSLMGAAAGRYSDYCIITSDNPRTERQESITADIEAGIYETGCNYEIIENRYDAIKKAVSIYKKGDIILIAGKGHETYQIIGTEKFHFDDRETVKTIIENGE
- a CDS encoding PASTA domain-containing protein, translating into MSPTTNKNKRRLVLVFVLTCLMCTALAFRVGWIQVVASERYAKMAVEQQTRDVPIPAKRGIIYDTNGKELAISAVTNSIWARPGVVKSAATEEKSQENLEKTASALAEILEMDQEQVLKIISQNRSLVKVAKYVDKEKADQIRQKGLKGIEIAEDVKRYYPMGPFLAHVLGSTTDDNRGLAGIEMRYDKYLSGIPGRWIKNTDRDGDSLSYGVEKYFQAENGLNLVLTIDEVIQHYVEKALDTVQANTSADRVMCIVMDPKTGDILAMGVTPDYDPNNPRVPPTEEGAAYLDSLTDEKKLEYWNAMWRNPLVSDTYEPGSTFKLLTTAIALEEGVTSLDDRFVCTGSIVVAGQKLRCWRSYNPHGAQNLVQAVGNSCNPVFVQLAQRVGYEKYFDYMELFGLRDKTGIDYPGEGYAILQDEASAGPVGLATMSYGQGIAVTPIQLITAVSALGNEGKLMQPRIVKELRDSDGNVIQSFKTKVVRQVVSKKTADEMSLIMEAVVDEGGGATAKVPGYRIGGKTGTANKAKGGGYSEETFSSFIGMAPMDDPRIAILMIVDNPKGVKFGSQTAAPGVRLVLEETLRYLNIQPSYNEEEKQAIESGYVTVPDVTNMPYRDAMDILGKASLLYTVSPAGDIALDDNFNVVDQYPKPGEKLQKGGTVCLYRN